ACCTTTGTTCCACCCTCCAAACCCTGCCAGAATTCAAGCCACCCAAACCCAACTCTGTTCCTAATGTCTGCAAGCCACAGTTTCAAAGGTGGCGAGTTGGCACGCCCACCGCATCTGGGATGTTGGGCCAGAAGAAACGTAGCGTGGCGTCATTGGCGGGCTATTTGCGCAAAAGTGGCGGTGCAGCGATCGGAGGCGTGAGGACCCCGGTGGGCGTTGCTCCGGATGGTGTATTGAGTGTGGACGGAAGCGCCGGAAGTACCTGCAGTTTCAGCGTCCGTTTTTGCATGCGCTTTTGAGGTGGTTGGGCTCTGCTCGAGAGAGCTCTGTCATATCAGAGCTATTAATCTATCAACCGTATGTCGTCGTATGTACGGCCTAATTGTGGCGTAATGTGGGATCCATGTCAATCGTGCTGCTACTGCGTAGGAGGAAGATTCAATatttctcttcttttctttcttgtATCAAAAATCCAAAGTCTATATACTAATTATTGTATTGTTCCGAATACCCGCTTCGTGTACGAGTTCAGCGGCATGATACTGCTGTAGGTGCAAGTACCCCGTAGACAATGTTTCAGGCACGGGAAATGACGCGATGACGACAACATGACGCAATGACTGCGTTTAGTCGGTGAACCCGGGAATATTTTGCTTGGCTGTGCATGACAGCGCATATAGAGACTGACATGGATTATCACGGAGACAGCGTCCGCAAGTGACGAAGGGCTTTTGATCAATTGTACGATTACTTACTTGTAGGTGTCCACAATCGTGACGGTCTGACATTTTATAACATTATGAATTACTGACACACCCCTTCTTCTAGTTGGTAGCCTTGATATGATGAGACTTGAGCTTGGTGAATCCAGCAAACCCGAATCGCGACAAGCTGACGCCTCGTCCGGAGTTTTTCCATCCGGTCCAGGCCAGAGTGGGATCGGGATAGTCGGCTCGGTTCACAAACACGGTGCCggcctcaatctcgttACCCAGAGCCTCGCCCACAACGAGATCCTTGGTCCACACAGAGGAGGTCAGGCCGTATTTGGAGTCATTGATGAGATCGATGGCCTCCTGGTCAGACTGGACCTTGTACAGAGGCACCAGAGGTCCAAAggtctcctccacaagCACTTCGGCGTCATGAGACATGCCCACCAGAATCTGAGGAGCCACGAAGGCCTTGTCTTCGGTGACAAAGGTTCCCTCAGGAATCAGAGCCTTTCCGCCCTTGGTCAAAGCGTCCTTGATTTGGGCCTCCACGTTCTCCTTAGACTTGATAGAGACTACAGGACCCAGCTGCGTCGACTTGTCGAGAGGATCGCCGACCTTGTAGCCGGACAGGACCTTGACCACGGCCTTCTCAAACTGGTCGTAGATGTCGGCGTGGACATAGACTCGCTCaatggagcagcaggacTGGCCGGAGTTGAAGACGCAGCCGTCGACAATATCCTCGGCCACAGCATCGACATCAACGTCGGGTCTGACGTAGGCAGCGTCGTTACCGCCGAGCTCGAGAGCCACGGGAATGGTTCGACCAGCTGCAGCCTTCTGAACAGCCAGACCTCCAGCCACTGATCCAGTGAAGGAGACACCGTGGATACCAGGGTTGGCAATGACGTCGGAGATGAGATCGTTGTCGCCAGA
The Yarrowia lipolytica chromosome 1A, complete sequence genome window above contains:
- a CDS encoding uncharacterized protein (Compare to YALI0A19448g, weakly similar to uniprot|P38067 Saccharomyces cerevisiae YBR006w UGA2 succinate semialdehyde dehydrogenase) — its product is MSVLTTVSPIDAVANFTTPEATREQAIATIEKANKAQKTWKQTSLEDRIKIVTKAYEHLTSEPGVDTLAKELTEQMGRPIAYTKGEITTAAARAKFLISVAPEALAPSREGADGLVDGFKKYITHEPLGTILIIFPWNYPYLCLTNALVPSLLAGNAVIIKPSPQTPKVADAFYKAFQEADLPEGILQVLHSGDNDLISDVIANPGIHGVSFTGSVAGGLAVQKAAAGRTIPVALELGGNDAAYVRPDVDVDAVAEDIVDGCVFNSGQSCCSIERVYVHADIYDQFEKAVVKVLSGYKVGDPLDKSTQLGPVVSIKSKENVEAQIKDALTKGGKALIPEGTFVTEDKAFVAPQILVGMSHDAEVLVEETFGPLVPLYKVQSDQEAIDLINDSKYGLTSSVWTKDLVVGEALGNEIEAGTVFVNRADYPDPTLAWTGWKNSGRGVSLSRFGFAGFTKLKSHHIKATN